A DNA window from Hevea brasiliensis isolate MT/VB/25A 57/8 chromosome 2, ASM3005281v1, whole genome shotgun sequence contains the following coding sequences:
- the LOC110636731 gene encoding thioredoxin-like fold domain-containing protein MRL7L, chloroplastic: MALQHTLRFQNLFAPIKEYKFKGFLSAAGITCHSEAKRTNTEVSSCCSSPNFLRVPCQGGEFRSRGVRASRAVETLRSDDGKKKRWEESCDTDEDDDGSSARKGQGDDPYLMDSEERREWRRKIKEVIDRYPDVEEQLDHEEKKLKMQKLLDDYPLVVEEDDPDWPEDADGWGFNLGQFFNKITIKNVKKDVDDENYDSENEIVWQDDNYIRPIKDITTAQWEETVFKDISPLIVLVHNRYKRPRENEKIQDELEKAVHIIWNCGLPSPRCVAIDAVVETDLVSALKVSIFPEIIFTKAGKILHREKAMRTADEFSKIIAYFYYGAGKPPCLNGIEDSQELIPSVSLADKNAKIIDVQPLQ, encoded by the exons ATGGCACTGCAACATACATTAAGGTTTCAGAATTTATTTGCACCTATAAAAGAATACAAATTCAAAGGTTTTCTTTCAGCTGCTGGTATTACTTGTCATTCTGAAGCTAAAAGAACGAACACTGAGGTTTCTTCCTGTTGTTCTAGTCCAAATTTTTTGAGGGTTCCTTGTCAG GGTGGTGAATTCAGAAGTAGGGGAGTAAGAGCTTCTCGAGCAGTGGAAACACTCAGGTCTGATGATGGAAAAAAAAAACGATGGGAAGAATCTTGTGACACTGATGAGGATGATGATGGTTCTTCTGCAAGAAAAGGCCAGGGGGATGACCCATATCTTATGGATTCTGAAGAGAGACGGGAATGGAGAAGGAAGATTAAAGAAGTAATCGATAGGTATCCTGATGTTGAGGAGCAGCTTGACCATGAAGAAAAGAAGCTAAAGATGCAGAAGCTCCTGGATGATTACCCCCTAGTTGTGGAGGAGGATGATCCAGATTGGCCTGAAGATGCTGATGGGTGGGGATTCAACTTGGGTCAGTTCTTCAACAAAATAACTATCAAGAATGTCAAGAAGGATGTTGATGATGAGAACTACGATAGTGAAAATGAAATAGTTTGGCAAGACGATAATTACATTCGTCCAATCAAAGACATCACTACGGCACAATGGGAGGAGACAGTGTTCAAAGACATCAGTCCTTTGATCGTACTTGTACATAATCGATATAAAAG ACCAAGGGAAAATGAAAAGATTCAAGATGAACTGGAGAAGGCTGTGCACATCATATGGAACTGCGGGCTACCTTCACCAAGA TGTGTAGCAATTGATGCTGTTGTTGAGACTGATTTGGTCTCTGCTCTAAAAGTGTCCATCTTCCCAGAAATTATTTTCACTAAAGCTGGAAAGATCTTGCATCGTGAGAAAG CTATGCGAACTGCAGACGAGTTTTCAAAAATAATTGCGTACTTCTATTATGGAGCTGGCAAGCCACCTTGTTTGAATGGCATTGAAGATAGCCAGGAATTGATCCCATCCGTTTCCCTAGCAGATAAAAATGCTAAAATTATTGATGTACAGCCACTTCAATAG